One Vespula pensylvanica isolate Volc-1 chromosome 1, ASM1446617v1, whole genome shotgun sequence genomic region harbors:
- the LOC122633628 gene encoding THO complex subunit 1 isoform X2 has translation MAMFEALRKDYSDYLQQCFKIADVITFQKKCVEQCANESDRKAAVDQALRDTLLTILIEDTPENVGSLESYITFCIELCRKDLATVTMPVMLLGDIFDSMTLDKCEKLFTFVENNVVVWKEDLFFSLCKNNLLRMCNDLLRRLSRSQQTVFCGRILLFLAKFFPFSERSGLNIVSEFNLENLTEFGTEKAEDVLEQITKDEDKTENKIPIDYNLYRKFWALQDFFRNPNQCYNKMYWKVFSAHASNVLSAFSSFKLEEQRSYPTTCIRLDSTMEGSHKETHYFAKYLTNQKLLELQLSDSNFRRYVLLQFLILFQYLNSTVKFKAETHELKPDQVEWVKATTEQVYTLLTETPPDGPSFTETVKNILKREEHWNAWKNEGCPPFKRPASENTTEPDDDVKKVKRPKRRIGDVIRDAQAVGKYHMGNPELTKLWNLCPNNLEACKSKDRDFLPSLETYFEEAIMQLDPSAMVEEEYKKVNDGNFGWRALRLLARRSPHFFVHGNNPINRLPEYLETMIKKIAKDRPQAQSDVKVGADDTPPPDSNDQEYSEDVLKTQESEQTDNENVETKGRESKLNKVTSEMVAKLSEVLKGDWKKLAAKLGYTNDEIVFFQGKPTPYEQCKSMLEIWAEEDEDASVENLAYILEGLKCTEAVAILKT, from the exons ATGGCGATGTTTGAAGCATTGAGAAAAGACTACAGC gATTATTTACAACAATGTTTCAAGATAGCTGATGTGATTACATTCCAAAAGAAATGTGTTGAACAATGTGCCAATGAAAGTGATCGGAAAGCTGCTGTAGATCAAGCTCTCCGTGATACATTACTTACAATATTGATAGAAGATACACCTGAAAATGTAGGATCTCTTGAATCTTATATCACATTTTGTATCGAATTATGTAGAAAAGATTTAGCAACTGTTACTATGCCAGTAATGTTGCTTGGAGATATATTTGATTCCATGACATTGGATAAGTGTGAAAAACTCTTCacattcgttgaaaataatgtgGTTGTTTGGAAAGAGGATCTCTTTTTTAGTCtttgcaaaaataatttattacgaatGTGCAATGATTTGCTTAGACGCTTGTCTCGTTCTCAACAAACTGTATTTTGTGGTagaattctattatttcttgcAAAGTTCTTTCCATTCTCTGAAAGATCTGGTCTTAATATTGTTAGCGAATTTAACTTAGAAAATCTAACAGAATTTGGTACTGAGAAAGCAGAAGATGTTTTGGaacaaataacaaaagatgaagataagactgaaaataaaatacctATAGATTATAATTTGTACAGAAAATTTTGGGCTTTACAAGATTTTTTTAGAAATCCTAATCAGTGCTACAACAAAATGTATTGGAAAGTTTTCTCAGCg cATGCATCTAATGTTTTGTCagcattttcttcttttaaattggAAGAGCAACGTAGTTACCCAACTACATGTATAAGACTAGATTCTACGATGGAAGGTTCTCATAAAGAAACTCATTATTTTGCAAAATACCTTACTAATCAGAAATTGCTGGAATTACAACTTTCTGATTCAAATTTTAGAAGATATGTACTGTTGCAGTTTTTGATACTTTTCCAGTATTTGAATAGCACCGTAAAATTTAAAGC CGAGACGCACGAATTGAAGCCAGATCAAGTGGAATGGGTTAAAGCTACAACGGAACAAGTTTATACCTTGTTGACAGAAACACCACCTGATGGTCCGTCGTTTACCGAAACAgtgaagaatattttaaaacgagAGGAGCATTGGAATGCATGGAAAAATGAGGGTTGTCCACCTTTTAAAAGACCTGCATCTGAAAACACTACAGAACCTGATGATGATGTTAAGAAAGTTAAAAGACCAAAACGAAGAATCGGCGACGTTATTAGAGATGCTCAAGCTGTTGGCAAATATCACATGGGAAA tccAGAGCTTACGAAGTTGTGGAATCTTTGTCCAAATAATTTGGAGGCATGCAAGTCGAAAGACAGAGATTTTCTACCATCATTAGAGACATATTTCGAAGAAGCTATAATGCAATTAGATCCAAGTGCAATGGTGGAAGAAGAATATAA GAAAGTAAACGATGGTAATTTTGGATGGAGAGCGTTGAGATTATTAGCTAGAAGAAGTCCACACTTTTTCGTTCATGGGAATAATCCAATAAATAGACTTCCAGAATATCTGGAAactatgataaaaaagattgcTAAAGATCGACCT CAAGCACAATCCGATGTAAAGGTGGGAGCAGATGATACTCCACCACCAGATTCGAACGATCAGGAATATAGTGAGGACGTTTTAAAGACGCAAGAAAGTGAACAAACagataatgaaaatgtagaaacaaaaggaagagaaagtaaattaaataaagttaCATCCGAAATGGTAGCAAAATTATCAGAAGTGCTCAAAGGAGATTGGAAGAAATTAGCAGCTAAATTAGGTTATACTAATGACGAG aTTGTATTTTTCCAAGGTAAACCAACTCCGTACGAACAGTGTAAAAGTATGTTAGAAATTTGGGcagaagaggatgaggatgcATCTGTAGAAAATTTGGCATATATTCTCGAAGGATTAAAGTGTACAGAAGCAGTGGCTATTTTAAAGACTTAA
- the LOC122633628 gene encoding THO complex subunit 1 isoform X1 encodes MAMFEALRKDYSDYLQQCFKIADVITFQKKCVEQCANESDRKAAVDQALRDTLLTILIEDTPENVGSLESYITFCIELCRKDLATVTMPVMLLGDIFDSMTLDKCEKLFTFVENNVVVWKEDLFFSLCKNNLLRMCNDLLRRLSRSQQTVFCGRILLFLAKFFPFSERSGLNIVSEFNLENLTEFGTEKAEDVLEQITKDEDKTENKIPIDYNLYRKFWALQDFFRNPNQCYNKMYWKVFSAHASNVLSAFSSFKLEEQRSYPTTCIRLDSTMEGSHKETHYFAKYLTNQKLLELQLSDSNFRRYVLLQFLILFQYLNSTVKFKAFLASGYETSETHELKPDQVEWVKATTEQVYTLLTETPPDGPSFTETVKNILKREEHWNAWKNEGCPPFKRPASENTTEPDDDVKKVKRPKRRIGDVIRDAQAVGKYHMGNPELTKLWNLCPNNLEACKSKDRDFLPSLETYFEEAIMQLDPSAMVEEEYKKVNDGNFGWRALRLLARRSPHFFVHGNNPINRLPEYLETMIKKIAKDRPQAQSDVKVGADDTPPPDSNDQEYSEDVLKTQESEQTDNENVETKGRESKLNKVTSEMVAKLSEVLKGDWKKLAAKLGYTNDEIVFFQGKPTPYEQCKSMLEIWAEEDEDASVENLAYILEGLKCTEAVAILKT; translated from the exons ATGGCGATGTTTGAAGCATTGAGAAAAGACTACAGC gATTATTTACAACAATGTTTCAAGATAGCTGATGTGATTACATTCCAAAAGAAATGTGTTGAACAATGTGCCAATGAAAGTGATCGGAAAGCTGCTGTAGATCAAGCTCTCCGTGATACATTACTTACAATATTGATAGAAGATACACCTGAAAATGTAGGATCTCTTGAATCTTATATCACATTTTGTATCGAATTATGTAGAAAAGATTTAGCAACTGTTACTATGCCAGTAATGTTGCTTGGAGATATATTTGATTCCATGACATTGGATAAGTGTGAAAAACTCTTCacattcgttgaaaataatgtgGTTGTTTGGAAAGAGGATCTCTTTTTTAGTCtttgcaaaaataatttattacgaatGTGCAATGATTTGCTTAGACGCTTGTCTCGTTCTCAACAAACTGTATTTTGTGGTagaattctattatttcttgcAAAGTTCTTTCCATTCTCTGAAAGATCTGGTCTTAATATTGTTAGCGAATTTAACTTAGAAAATCTAACAGAATTTGGTACTGAGAAAGCAGAAGATGTTTTGGaacaaataacaaaagatgaagataagactgaaaataaaatacctATAGATTATAATTTGTACAGAAAATTTTGGGCTTTACAAGATTTTTTTAGAAATCCTAATCAGTGCTACAACAAAATGTATTGGAAAGTTTTCTCAGCg cATGCATCTAATGTTTTGTCagcattttcttcttttaaattggAAGAGCAACGTAGTTACCCAACTACATGTATAAGACTAGATTCTACGATGGAAGGTTCTCATAAAGAAACTCATTATTTTGCAAAATACCTTACTAATCAGAAATTGCTGGAATTACAACTTTCTGATTCAAATTTTAGAAGATATGTACTGTTGCAGTTTTTGATACTTTTCCAGTATTTGAATAGCACCGTAAAATTTAAAGC CTTCCTTGCCAGTGGCTATGAGACAAG CGAGACGCACGAATTGAAGCCAGATCAAGTGGAATGGGTTAAAGCTACAACGGAACAAGTTTATACCTTGTTGACAGAAACACCACCTGATGGTCCGTCGTTTACCGAAACAgtgaagaatattttaaaacgagAGGAGCATTGGAATGCATGGAAAAATGAGGGTTGTCCACCTTTTAAAAGACCTGCATCTGAAAACACTACAGAACCTGATGATGATGTTAAGAAAGTTAAAAGACCAAAACGAAGAATCGGCGACGTTATTAGAGATGCTCAAGCTGTTGGCAAATATCACATGGGAAA tccAGAGCTTACGAAGTTGTGGAATCTTTGTCCAAATAATTTGGAGGCATGCAAGTCGAAAGACAGAGATTTTCTACCATCATTAGAGACATATTTCGAAGAAGCTATAATGCAATTAGATCCAAGTGCAATGGTGGAAGAAGAATATAA GAAAGTAAACGATGGTAATTTTGGATGGAGAGCGTTGAGATTATTAGCTAGAAGAAGTCCACACTTTTTCGTTCATGGGAATAATCCAATAAATAGACTTCCAGAATATCTGGAAactatgataaaaaagattgcTAAAGATCGACCT CAAGCACAATCCGATGTAAAGGTGGGAGCAGATGATACTCCACCACCAGATTCGAACGATCAGGAATATAGTGAGGACGTTTTAAAGACGCAAGAAAGTGAACAAACagataatgaaaatgtagaaacaaaaggaagagaaagtaaattaaataaagttaCATCCGAAATGGTAGCAAAATTATCAGAAGTGCTCAAAGGAGATTGGAAGAAATTAGCAGCTAAATTAGGTTATACTAATGACGAG aTTGTATTTTTCCAAGGTAAACCAACTCCGTACGAACAGTGTAAAAGTATGTTAGAAATTTGGGcagaagaggatgaggatgcATCTGTAGAAAATTTGGCATATATTCTCGAAGGATTAAAGTGTACAGAAGCAGTGGCTATTTTAAAGACTTAA